Genomic window (Candidatus Binataceae bacterium):
AAACCGCACACCGCCGCGCGCCGCCGCAAACCGACGCACAGCACGCCACCACCCACTGCTCCTAGCGCTCCGCCAGTGATCAGTTCCGACAGCGGCCTGGGGCAGGAGGATCGCCTGATAGCGCAGGCGGCGATCGACGCCGCCCAGCGGCAATTGCAGTCTGTCGGCCCTGCCAACCGGGCTCAGTTGGGCACCGCGCGGGCGATGATCGCCAGCGCTCGGCAGGCCTTCGCCGACCAGGATTATCTGAGCGCCCGCAGTTTGGCTCAAAAAGCCAGCGTGCTGGTCAGCCAAAGCACGAGCACCCCAACCGCCACTCCCTCGCGTTAGGCCTTTGCAGGACAATAAGCCACGACGGGGTAGATGTCATGACTTCCAAGCCGATAAATTGGCGCGCGCCCGGCAGGTCACGACTTGCTTTACCCCCGGCGAGTCGCTAGCTAAATAAGCTCCGCATGTTCGATGCTCCCCGGTAGCTCAGTCGGTAGAGCGGACGGCTGTTAACCGTCATGTCGCTGGTTCGAATCCGGCCCGGGGAGCCAACATTCTCTTAAAATAGAGCTCGGTAGGGCCGCGGACCGAGACCCCCATCATTGGCGGTCTGCCAGCAGCTCGGACGGTCTCCCAGGGTGCGCGCAGCGGATGCAAGCTGCTGTGAAAAATGGCGGCTGGCTGGGCGCGTGGCCTTAAGCCTACGCTATTGTCATCCAATGCATGGATGGCTCGCGCAGACCCAAGACGCCCCGACCCTTAGGGGAAGAAAGCCGCCTTTTACAACGGTGGCTGTTTGGCACAGCGTGCCTTGTCTCGCCCCGACCGGGGGTCAGCGCCGCTCGCCCAGATCTTCCATCGCAAAGCCGGCGATCTGCTTGTACTGGTTGGAGAGCGCCTGCAACTGGTCTTGTGTAATGTAGCGGTCGAGATCTTCGAAGGGGCGGTCGCCGACCAGCTCTTCCACCCGGATATTGATAATGTCGGGCGGATTGCTGCGGTTGGTGCGTACCACGCGGTTGGCGGCCGGCAGCCGACGGTTTTCGTATTCCTTGAGCGCGCGCGGAAGGCTCTCGTATTGCGCCAGGCTTTCGGCCAGCGTGCGCGCGTCGATCACACCTTGCGCCGCGCCGTTGGATCCGCGGGGATACATCGGATGAGCAGCGTCGCCCGCCAGCGCGACTCGCCCAAAGACCCATTGCTCGATGGGGTCCTTGTCCACCATCGGATATTCCAGGATGAACTCGGCCTGGCGGATCATCGCCGCCACGTCCAACCAATCGAAACGCCAGTTCTGGTAGATGGGATAGAAATCTTCCAATCGCCCTGGCGCGTTCCAATCGTTCTGGGTGAAGCGATCGCCCTGAATCTCCGCCATCCAGTTGATCAGTTGATTGCCGGCACCGTCATAGTTGTCGATGATCGGATAGACCACCAGCTTGCCGGTCATAATCGAGCCGATGCGCATGTAGCTGCGGCCGGTTAGGATCGGGGCGTGGCGGCTGACTCCACGCCAAGTGTTGATCCCGCCAAAGGCCAGCTTGTCATCGGGATAGAACTGCTTGCGTACCGCCGAATTCACCCCTTCGCAATCAATCACCGCGTCGGCTCGTTGCGCTTCTAAAGCCCGCCCGCTGGTGCTCTCCCTGAGATAGACCACAACCTGCTCGCCGTCTTGCTCCACGCGTACGCATTGATGGTTGGTCAGGATGCGCTCGGGCCCCAGTCGCTTGAGCGCCGCGCGGTAGAGAATCAAGTGTAGGCGGCCGCGATGGATTCCCACCTCGGGATAAGGATTGCCCCCAAACTTGCCGCGCGCCTCCTTGTAAATGAGTTGGCCGAAGCGATTGAAGAAGCAGCTCTCCTGGTTCTCAATCCCCTGAGCCAGCAACTCCTGGCTCAGCCCCAGGGCCGCGAACTCGCGCATCGCATGGGGCAACAGGGTGATGCCCACCCCCAGCTCTTTGACTTCGGCGACACGCTCGAAAACCCGGCAGGCGATGCCGCGCTGATGCAGATGCAGAGCCAAGCTGAGGCCGGTAATGCCGCCACCAATGATCGCAATTTCCACCGTAGGCGCGCTCCTTCTTCCGATTTTTGAAATCGTAGCGCCCGCAAACCCCGGGTGCCAGTGGCGACTCAGGGTTAACCCACGGTTTTCACGCGGCCAAAGATTTACTATCTTAAACAGGAGTTGATGCATCCGACTACGGGCCGGTGCGGGCCGAGTCAATCCTTATTCGGAGGCAAGGCTGATGTTGACCCACGCGGACAACGAGCTGCTGTGCCGGGTTGGACCTGGCACCCCGATGGGAGCGCTGCTGCGCGAATACTGGATGCCGGCGTTGCGCAGTGCAGCGCTGGAGGCCGACGGAGCTCCGGTGCGAGTGCGTCTGCTGGGCGAGAATTTTGTAGCCTTTCGCGCAACCGACGGTCGCGTGGGCTTCTTCGACGAAGGCTGCCCGCATCGCTGCACCTCCTTGGCCTTGGCGCGTAATGAAGACAATGCACTGACCTGCATCTTCCACGGCTGGAAGATTGACGTCTCGGGCAAGGTGGTCGAAGTCCCCTCTGAGCCGCCCGAGCGGCGCACCGAGTTCGCCGCCAAGGTCCGCGTGCGCCATTATCCGGCGCGCGAAGCCGGCTCAATGGTGTGGGTCTACCTGGGCACGCGCCCGCAACCGCC
Coding sequences:
- a CDS encoding flavin-dependent oxidoreductase, with the translated sequence MEIAIIGGGITGLSLALHLHQRGIACRVFERVAEVKELGVGITLLPHAMREFAALGLSQELLAQGIENQESCFFNRFGQLIYKEARGKFGGNPYPEVGIHRGRLHLILYRAALKRLGPERILTNHQCVRVEQDGEQVVVYLRESTSGRALEAQRADAVIDCEGVNSAVRKQFYPDDKLAFGGINTWRGVSRHAPILTGRSYMRIGSIMTGKLVVYPIIDNYDGAGNQLINWMAEIQGDRFTQNDWNAPGRLEDFYPIYQNWRFDWLDVAAMIRQAEFILEYPMVDKDPIEQWVFGRVALAGDAAHPMYPRGSNGAAQGVIDARTLAESLAQYESLPRALKEYENRRLPAANRVVRTNRSNPPDIINIRVEELVGDRPFEDLDRYITQDQLQALSNQYKQIAGFAMEDLGERR